A single genomic interval of Candidatus Hydrogenedentota bacterium harbors:
- a CDS encoding HAD hydrolase family protein, which yields MTIEDRLRRISFIVCDVDGVLTDGLIWFDGDGRPFRALHARDATALTLWHLSGGQSALVSGLGSKAIAAIAAQWKCGETHEFIRDKARVCREIAQRHRIGLDEMAFLGDDLIDVRAMQAVGLAVAVADAAPEAKAAAHLCTEAPGGRGALRELVYRILSAQGKWAAAIERYCDRKDGVQ from the coding sequence CGTGTGCGACGTGGACGGGGTATTGACCGACGGGCTGATCTGGTTCGACGGCGACGGGCGGCCCTTTCGCGCGCTGCACGCCCGCGACGCGACGGCCCTGACGCTCTGGCATCTGTCGGGCGGCCAATCGGCGCTTGTGTCCGGGCTGGGCAGCAAGGCCATCGCCGCCATCGCGGCTCAATGGAAATGTGGCGAAACCCATGAATTCATCCGCGACAAGGCCCGTGTCTGCCGGGAGATTGCCCAACGCCATCGAATCGGACTCGATGAAATGGCGTTTCTCGGCGACGATTTGATTGATGTGCGGGCCATGCAGGCCGTGGGGCTGGCCGTGGCCGTTGCCGATGCGGCGCCCGAAGCCAAGGCCGCCGCCCATCTCTGCACCGAAGCGCCCGGTGGACGCGGCGCATTGCGCGAACTGGTCTATCGCATTCTGAGTGCCCAGGGTAAATGGGCGGCCGCCATCGAACGGTATTGCGATCGAAAAGACGGGGTTCAGTGA
- a CDS encoding penicillin acylase family protein gives MIRAQVVFIGWALSALAAWGNGVSAAEIPTIDAEGEAVRITRDAFGVPHIVAQTVRGAYYAMGYAVAHDRLLQCENNRRYATGRLAELYGETYGSPENPEPILVNDFTMRLIGYTPEERQLLFDAMPEDIRGIFHAYTDGINARIAEVNADPGNLMPKHLYETGQPIPPWTALDSAACAQVMLRRFGLRGGMEYERLDEYNTIGEEAFNRKYPINVPDAPTTIPPGEDGGFPPEKTAGRHGLKIHPPVDKMLVSAMKREREGLSRVAALVRFPPSIGSYGAVIAPPKSRTGHAMLFGCPHMKAIPEPQAVWPQCALEVDMHGPGMHAAGICFPGTPGIFIGHTNHFAWTITSSKADNTDTYVLQLDPNDATRYLFDGAWRRLESREEVFKVRGGPDHRQIFYRDVHGPVRFFDTANHLAYAWRYTFWKAELGGIEGLLRFPCIQNINEWREAVARVPVSLNFLYADITGAIGYVLAGRYRILPDGADPRLPLSGAGDQEWIGFLPFESHPQAANPRQGYFANFNTKPAVWWDNGDYGWYNTDDNAVPLIRMLDLFETLSYEQFRLLPYYMGVHGTYEQVVQLLPPFAIAENIVPPGQSDFVGKDGVAGPHTGDQQDLYDNWQRKPFSYYTDSDGDGLYDPEETISGTNGALPDSDGDGINDGDEVRDLDLDAVGVQNPFNAVDPDSTGDAFSPVPDGKLDGFNDWDGDGISNKVEFAAGTNPLIPDQTGEGEGEGEGEGEGEGEGEGEGEGEGEGEGEGEGEGEGEGEGDGEGEGEGEGEGEGEGEGEGEGEGEGEGEGEGEGEGEGEGEGEGE, from the coding sequence GTGATTCGCGCGCAGGTTGTGTTTATCGGGTGGGCGCTGTCGGCGTTGGCGGCATGGGGAAACGGCGTTTCCGCGGCGGAGATCCCGACGATAGACGCGGAGGGCGAAGCGGTTCGCATTACCCGCGACGCGTTCGGCGTTCCGCATATCGTGGCGCAGACCGTTCGGGGGGCCTATTACGCGATGGGATACGCCGTGGCGCACGATCGCCTGCTCCAATGCGAAAACAACCGGCGGTACGCCACGGGCCGTCTCGCGGAATTGTATGGCGAGACCTACGGATCGCCGGAAAATCCGGAGCCGATTCTGGTAAACGATTTCACGATGCGCCTGATCGGCTATACCCCGGAAGAGCGGCAACTCCTTTTCGATGCGATGCCCGAAGATATCCGCGGGATTTTCCACGCCTACACCGACGGCATCAATGCCCGCATCGCCGAAGTCAACGCCGATCCCGGGAACCTGATGCCGAAACATCTTTACGAAACGGGACAGCCGATTCCACCGTGGACGGCGCTGGATTCGGCTGCCTGCGCCCAGGTCATGCTGCGCCGTTTCGGCCTTCGGGGCGGAATGGAATACGAACGCCTGGACGAGTACAACACGATTGGCGAGGAGGCGTTCAATCGAAAATATCCCATCAACGTCCCGGATGCGCCCACCACGATTCCCCCCGGCGAAGACGGCGGATTTCCCCCCGAAAAAACGGCCGGCCGGCATGGTCTCAAAATTCATCCGCCGGTTGACAAAATGCTGGTGAGCGCCATGAAGCGCGAGCGCGAAGGGTTGTCGCGCGTCGCGGCCCTTGTCCGGTTTCCGCCGTCCATCGGCAGTTACGGCGCCGTCATCGCACCCCCGAAATCGCGCACGGGCCACGCAATGCTGTTCGGATGCCCGCACATGAAAGCCATCCCGGAACCGCAGGCCGTCTGGCCGCAATGCGCGCTCGAGGTGGACATGCACGGGCCGGGCATGCATGCCGCCGGGATCTGTTTCCCCGGCACACCCGGCATCTTTATCGGGCATACCAACCATTTCGCATGGACCATTACGTCGAGCAAGGCGGACAATACCGACACGTATGTCCTTCAACTCGACCCGAACGATGCGACGCGCTATCTGTTCGACGGGGCGTGGCGCCGCCTTGAATCGCGCGAGGAAGTCTTCAAGGTACGCGGCGGCCCCGACCATCGGCAAATCTTCTACCGCGACGTTCATGGTCCCGTGCGGTTTTTCGACACGGCCAACCACCTTGCCTATGCGTGGCGATACACCTTCTGGAAGGCCGAACTGGGCGGCATCGAGGGATTGCTGCGATTTCCGTGCATTCAAAACATCAACGAGTGGCGCGAGGCCGTGGCGAGGGTTCCCGTGTCGCTCAATTTTCTCTACGCGGACATCACCGGGGCTATCGGCTATGTGCTGGCCGGCCGGTACCGCATTTTGCCGGATGGGGCCGACCCGCGCTTGCCTCTGTCGGGGGCCGGCGATCAGGAATGGATCGGATTCCTGCCCTTCGAAAGCCATCCGCAGGCCGCCAATCCCCGTCAGGGCTATTTTGCCAATTTCAACACAAAACCGGCCGTCTGGTGGGACAACGGCGATTACGGCTGGTACAATACCGACGACAACGCGGTTCCGCTCATTCGCATGCTCGACCTTTTTGAAACCCTTTCATACGAACAATTCCGGCTGCTGCCCTACTATATGGGCGTCCATGGCACCTATGAACAGGTCGTTCAACTGCTTCCGCCGTTCGCAATCGCCGAAAACATCGTTCCGCCCGGCCAGAGCGATTTCGTCGGAAAAGACGGCGTTGCCGGACCGCATACCGGGGACCAGCAGGACCTCTACGACAACTGGCAACGAAAACCGTTTTCCTACTATACGGACAGCGACGGGGACGGTTTGTACGATCCGGAGGAAACGATATCCGGAACGAACGGCGCTCTGCCGGACAGCGATGGCGACGGGATAAATGACGGCGACGAAGTGCGCGATCTCGATCTCGATGCGGTGGGCGTACAGAATCCGTTCAATGCCGTGGACCCCGACAGCACCGGCGATGCTTTCTCGCCAGTTCCAGACGGGAAATTGGACGGATTCAACGATTGGGATGGCGATGGAATTTCGAATAAGGTGGAATTCGCAGCCGGAACTAATCCGCTGATTCCAGACCAGACAGGCGAAGGCGAGGGAGAAGGGGAGGGTGAAGGCGAGGGCGAAGGCGAAGGCGAAGGCGAGGGCGAAGGCGAAGGCGAGGGAGAAGGGGAGGGTGAAGGCGAGGGCGAGGGCGAAGGCGAAGGAGATGGGGAAGGTGAAGGAGAAGGGGAGGGTGAAGGCGAAGGCGAAGGCGAGGGTGAAGGCGAAGGCGAAGGCGAGGGCGAGGGCGAAGGCGAAGGCGAGGGCGAAGGCGAAGGCGAAGGCGAGGGCGAAGGCGAAG